The following are encoded in a window of Sinorhizobium sojae CCBAU 05684 genomic DNA:
- a CDS encoding Mrp/NBP35 family ATP-binding protein — protein sequence MPDVTREMILEKLRSVRGPDMEGNIVELGLVSDVFISDGKAYFSITVPAERAKELEPMRAAAERVVREIPGVKAAMVALTADRKAAPKAAPVERPRPAPPSGQPHGQRPAGGTPAKTGIPGVGAIIAVASGKGGVGKSTTSVNLALALKANGLKVGLLDADIYGPSMPRLLKISGRPQQIEGRLIRPMENYGLKVMSMGFLVDEEVAMIWRGPMIQSALLQMLREVAWGELDVLVVDMPPGTGDAQLTMAQQVPLAGAVIVSTPQDLALVDARKGLAMFRKVEVPVLGIVENMSYFIAPDTGKRYDIFGHGGARKEAERIGVPFLGEVPLTMAIRETSDAGTPLVASEPDGEVARIFRDIAAKAWDQVSAARQDKSRAMPNIVFE from the coding sequence TTCTTGAAAAGCTGCGGAGCGTTCGCGGCCCCGACATGGAGGGCAATATCGTCGAGCTCGGCCTCGTCTCCGACGTCTTCATTTCGGACGGCAAGGCGTATTTCTCGATCACCGTGCCGGCAGAGCGGGCGAAGGAACTCGAACCGATGCGCGCCGCCGCCGAGCGGGTGGTGCGCGAAATCCCGGGCGTGAAGGCCGCAATGGTCGCGCTGACCGCCGACCGCAAGGCGGCACCAAAGGCCGCACCGGTCGAGCGGCCGCGACCGGCGCCCCCGTCCGGACAGCCGCATGGTCAGCGGCCGGCGGGCGGAACGCCGGCGAAGACCGGGATACCCGGCGTCGGGGCCATCATAGCCGTTGCATCGGGCAAGGGCGGTGTCGGCAAGTCGACGACCTCGGTGAACCTCGCCTTGGCGCTCAAGGCGAATGGCCTCAAGGTCGGCCTTCTCGATGCCGATATCTACGGACCGTCGATGCCGCGCCTATTGAAGATTTCCGGCCGGCCGCAGCAGATCGAGGGCCGGCTCATCCGGCCGATGGAAAACTACGGCCTGAAGGTAATGTCGATGGGTTTCCTCGTCGACGAAGAGGTCGCTATGATCTGGCGCGGACCGATGATCCAGTCCGCGCTCCTGCAGATGTTGCGCGAAGTCGCCTGGGGCGAACTCGACGTGCTCGTCGTCGACATGCCGCCCGGCACCGGCGACGCGCAACTGACCATGGCCCAGCAAGTGCCGCTTGCCGGAGCCGTCATCGTCTCGACCCCCCAGGACTTGGCCCTCGTCGATGCCCGCAAGGGACTGGCCATGTTCCGCAAGGTCGAGGTACCGGTGCTCGGCATCGTCGAGAATATGAGCTATTTCATCGCGCCCGACACCGGCAAGCGCTACGACATTTTCGGCCATGGCGGTGCACGCAAGGAAGCCGAACGCATCGGCGTGCCCTTCCTCGGGGAGGTCCCCCTGACTATGGCCATCCGCGAAACCTCCGACGCCGGAACGCCGCTGGTGGCTTCCGAGCCGGACGGCGAGGTTGCGCGGATCTTCCGCGACATCGCTGCAAAAGCCTGGGACCAGGTTTCGGCGGCACGGCAGGACAAGAGCCGCGCCATGCCGAACATTGTTTTCGAATAG